One region of Pagrus major chromosome 5, Pma_NU_1.0 genomic DNA includes:
- the acacb gene encoding acetyl-CoA carboxylase isoform X1: MLPLAGLGLILWILLLLWRINTKTVAMPVKGEESPSGCGDPPPAEEEVPSTQSPHPGEHSSSAAPTTSKHNEDNSLQVSGASVDAETLQASSEVNSEKPSLPPTTQKPSRTKVPMLSSGPEARERLKFILGASEDNSSDEEPLVSKPPSGASQPQTSTSRSSQQQASSAAPPSSSSGIKPSMSGLHLVKKGREHRKMDLQRDFTVASPAEFVTRFGGNRVIEKVLIANNGIAAVKCMRSIRRWSYEMFRNERTIRFVVMVTPEDLKANAEYIKMADHYVPVPGGPNNNNYANVELIVDIAKRIPVQAVWAGWGHASENPKLPDLLNKAEISFLGPSCKAMWALGDKVASSIVAQSADIPTLPWSGSGLRVDWAEEDQRQGRVISVPPEVYTKGCVQDVDDGLAGAERIGYPVVIKASEGGGGKGIRKVESSEDFTSFFRQVQAEVPGSPIFIMQLAQHARHLEVQILADEYGNAISLFGRDCSIQRRHQKIIEEAPATIAAPSTFEQMEQYAVRLAKMVGYVSAGTVEYLFSEDGSFNFLELNPRLQVEHPCTEMIGDVNLPAAQLQIAMGIPLHRIKDIRLLYGESPWGDTIINFETPECMPSPRGHVIAARITSENPDEGFKPSSGTVQELNFRSSKNVWGYFSVGATGGLHEFADSQFGHCFSWGENREEAISNMVVAMKELSIRGDFRTTVEYLIKLLETESFRNNDIDTGWLDHLIAEKVQAERPDTMLGIVCGALHVADASFRKSMSDFLHSLERGQVLPAASLLNSVNVDLIYEGVKYCLKVARQSPTTYVIMMNGSNIEIDVHRLNDGGLLLSYDGSSHTTYMKEEIDSYRITVGNKTCVFEKETDPTVLRSPSAGKLLQYIIEDGDHVCAGETYAEIEVMKMVMTLTVQQNGRIHFVKRPGAVLEPGTVVARIDLDDHSSVHLVELNTATLPPQQPLPIVGEKLHQVFHSVLENLGKVMDGYCLEEPYFSSKLKQWVATLMKTLRDPSLPLLELQEIMTSVAGRIPPGVEKDIRKVMAQYASNITSVLCQFPSQRIANVLDSHAATLQRKADREVFFMNTQSIVQLVQRYRSGVRGYMKSVVLDLLKRYLEVEMQFQQAHYDKCVINLREKHKPDMSPVLEYIFSHAQVSKKNVLVTMLIDQLCGRDPTLADELMVILNELTQLSKMENSKVALRARQVLIASHLPSYELRHNQVESIFLSAIDMYGHQFCPENLKKLILSETSIFDVLPNFFYHSNQVVCMAALEVYVRRAYIAYELNSIQHHQLQDGTCAVDFQFMLPSSHPNRGSSPTLNRLPVPVGGSGQCKMRRQSSELFLDGSLSPPCQRMGAMVAFQCVDNFKRNFDEVLSSFAEPLLETAPYSESSSLYEEENFRNKRENPIHIINVSIKTADTEDDDALVTAFTAFAQSKKAVLFEYGIRRITFLIAQKREFPKFFTFRARDGFQEDRIYRNLEPALAFQLELNRMRNFELTAVPCANHKMQLYLGAARVQEGAEVTDYRFFIRAIIRHSDLITKEASFEYLQNEGERLLLEAMDELEVAFSNTSVRTDCNHIFLNFVPTVIMDPSKIEESVRSMVMRYGSRLWKLRVLQAELKINIRLTPNGNAIPVRLFLTNESGYYLDISLYKEVTDPSSGQIMFLSYGDKQGPLHGMLINTPYVTKDLLQAKRFQAQTLGTTYIYDFPEMFRQALFKQWGPGDKHPKDVLMCTELVLDPQGRLVQMNRLPGDNDVGMVAFKMKMKTPEYPEGRDIIVICNDITHMIGSFGPQEDELFLKASELARAEGIPRIYIAANSGARIGLAEEIKHMFQVAWIDPSDPYKGFKYLYLTPQDYTRISSTSAVHCHHVEEGGESRYIITDIIGKDDGIGVENLRGSGMIAGESSQAYEEIITISMVTCRAIGIGAYLVRLGQRVIQVENSHIILTGAGALNKVLGREVYTSNNQLGGIQIMHNNGVTHTTVPDDFEGVFTILKWLSYMPKNKQSPVPVISTIDPVDREIDYTPTKAPYDPRWMLAGRPHPTVRGAWQSGFFDQGSFMEIMESWARTVVTGRARLGGIPLGVIAVETRTVELTVPADPANLDSESKVLQQAGQVWFPDSAFKTAQAICDFNRERLPLMVFANWRGFSGGMKDMYDQVLKFGAYIVDALRGFHQPVLVYIPPHAELRGGSWVVIDPTINPLCMELYADKESRGGVLEAEGTVEIKFRRKDLLKTMRRLDSVYAGLVEQLASPELSEKQSRELESKLKAREEFLLPIYHQVAVQFVELHDTPGRMQEKGVITDILDWKNVRTFFYWRLRRLLLEQVVKCEILQANKDLSDGHMQSMLRRWFVETEGTVKAYLWDNNQAVVEWLEKHLSEEDGARSAIRENIKYLKRENTLKHIRSLVQANPDLAMDCIIHMSQNITPSQRSKLSHLLATMDDTSTS; encoded by the exons ATGCTCCCACTCGCAGGTTTGGGATTAATCCTATGGATATTGTTGCTGCTGTGGAGGATTAATACCAAGACAGTAGCGATGCCCGTGAAAGGAGAGGAATCTCCGTCTGGCTGTGGTGATCCTCCTCCAGCCGAGGAGGAGGTTCCCTCTACACAATCCCCTCATCCGGGCGAACATTCCTCGTCAGCAGCTCCTACTACCTCGAAACACAATGAGGACAACAGCCTGCAGGTCAGCGGTGCCTCAGTGGACGCTGAGACCCTGCAGGCGTCCTCTGAGGTAAATTCTGAAAAGCCATCTTTGCCGCCTACCACTCAGAAACCCTCCAGAACCAAAGTGCCAATGCTCAGCTCAGGGCCCGAGGCGAGAGAACGCCTCAAGTTCATTCTGGGAGCATCAGAGGATAACTCTTCAGATGAGGAACCTCTGGTCAGCAAACCTCCGAGCGGTGCATCTCAACCACAGACCTCCACCAGCAGATCGTCTCAACAGCAGGCCTCCTCTGCAGCGCCACCGTCCAGCTCCTCAGGCATCAA GCCTAGCATGTCTGGTCTTCACTTGGTGAAAAAAGGACGTGAACACAGAAAGATGGATCTTCAGAGGGACTTCACGGTGGCCTCTCCTGCCGAGTTTGTCACGAGATTTGGTGGCAACCGTGTCATAGAAAAA GTGCTGATAGCCAACAATGGTATCGCTGCAGTCAAATGTATGCGCTCTATCCGTCGCTGGTCCTACGAAATGTTTCGCAATGAAAGGACCATCCGCTTCGTGGTCATGGTAACCCCTGAGGACTTGAAAGCCAATGCAG AATACATTAAAATGGCCGACCATTACGTTCCTGTACCCGGTGGGCCGAACAATAACAACTACGCCAACGTGGAGCTGATAGTAGACATTGCTAAAAGGATCCCAGTGCAG GCTGTATGGGCTGGATGGGGTCATGCCTCAGAAAATCCCAAACTGCCCGACTTGTTGAACAAAGCGGAGATATCTTTCTTGG ggcCGTCGTGTAAGGCCATGTGGGCTCTCGGGGACAAGGTGGCTTCTTCCATTGTGGCTCAGAGTGCCGACATTCCCACGTTACCGTGGAGCGGATCAG GTCTGAGAGTGGACTGGGCAGAGGAGGACCAAAGACAGGGCCGTGTAATCAGCGTTCCTCCGGAGGTCTACACAAAGGGCTGCGTTCAGGATGTAGATGATGGGCTGGCA GGTGCTGAGAGGATTGGTTATCCGGTTGTTATCAAGGCCTCTGAGGGTGGAGGTGGAAAGGGAATCCGTAAAGTAGAAAGTTCTGAAGATTTTACAAGTTTCTTTCGACAG GTTCAGGCCGAGGTACCCGGCTCGCCTATCTTCATCATGCAGCTGGCTCAGCATGCGAGACACCTCGAGGTTCAGATTCTGGCTGACGAATATGGAAATGCCATCTCTCTGTTTGGACGAGACTGCTCCATCCAGAGGAGGCACCAGAAGATCATAGAGGAGGCTCCCGCCACCATAGCCGCTCCCTCAACATTTGAGCAGATGGAACAG TATGCTGTGCGACTGGCCAAGATGGTGGGCTACGTGAGCGCAGGTACTGTGGAGTATCTCTTCTCTGAAGACGGAAGTTTTAATTTCCTGGAGCTGAATCCTCGCCTGCAGGTGGAACATCCCTGCACAGAGATGATCGGAGATGTGAACCTGCCAGCTGCCCAGCTTCAG ATTGCGATGGGCATTCCCCTTCATAGAATTAAGGACATCCGCCTGCTTTATGGAGAATCTCCATGGGGTGACACCATCATTAACTTTGAGACTCCAGAGTGCATGCCGAGTCCAAGAGGGCACGTCATAGCTGCTCGGATCACCAGTGAGAACCCTGATGAG GGGTTCAAGCCCAGTTCGGGCACCGTGCAGGAGCTGAACTTCCGCAGCAGTAAAAACGTCTGGGGTTATTTCAGCGTGGGGGCGACGGGTGGCCTGCATGAATTTGCTGACTCCCAGTTTGGACATTGTTTCTCCTGGGGCGAGAACCGTGAAGAAGCCATCTC GAACATGGTGGTGGCTATGAAGGAGCTGTCCATCAGAGGCGACTTCAGGACCACAGTTGAATACCTCATTAAGTTACTTGAGACAGAAAGCTTCAGGAACAATGACATCGACACCGGCTGGCTGGATCATCTCATCGCGGAGAAAGTGCAG GCGGAGAGACCGGACACCATGCTGGGTATCGTTTGTGGGGCTTTGCATGTTGCTGATGCGAGTTTCAGAAAGAGCATGTCTGACTTCCTACATTCTCTGGAAAG AGGCCAAGTACTTCCTGCAGCCAGCCTCCTCAACTCTGTCAACGTGGACCTGATTTATGAAGGAGTCAAGTACTGCCTCAAG gTGGCTCGCCAATCCCCAACGACTTATGTCATCATGATGAACGGCTCGAACATCGAGATAGACGTCCACAGGCTGAATGACGGCGGCCTCCTGCTGTCCTATGACGGCAGCAGCCACACCACCTACATGAAGGAGGAAATAGACAG CTACCGCATCACTGTTGGCAACAAGACTTGTGTATTTGAGAAGGAGACGGATCCCACGGTGCTGAGATCGCCCTCTGCTGGCAAACTGCTGCAGTACATAATTGAGGACGGAGATCACGTTTGTGCAGGAGAGACGTATGCAGAGATCGAG gtgatgaagatggtgatgacgTTGACTGTGCAGCAGAATGGTCGTATCCACTTTGTCAAGAGACCTGGAGCCGTTCTGGAGCCTGGTACTGTCGTGGCACGTATAGACCTGGATGATCACAGCAGTGTACATCTA GTGGAGCTGAACACAGCCACACTTCCACCCCAGCAACCTCTGCCCATTGTTGGAGAAAAACTTCACCAGGTGTTTCACAGCGTGCTGGAAAACTTGGGTAAAGTCATGGATGGCTACTGCCTTGAAGAGCCCTACTTCAGCAGCAAG CTGAAACAGTGGGTGGCTACCCTGATGAAGACGTTACGGGACCCTTCTCTGCCGCTGTTGGAGCTCCAGGAGATCATGACGAGCGTGGCGGGTCGGATTCCACCTGGTGTCGAGAAGGATATTCGAAAAGTCATGGCCCAGTACGCGAGCAACATCACCTCTGTCCTCTGCCAGTTCCCTAGCCAAAGG ATTGCAAATGTTCTAGACAGCCACGCAGCCACCCTGCAGAGGAAGGCTGACAGGGAGGTGTTCTTCATGAACACTCAGAGTATTGTTCAGCTGGTACAGAG GTACCGCAGTGGAGTCCGTGGTTACATGAAGTCTGTCGTTCTCGATCTGCTGAAACGATACCTGGAGGTGGAGATGCAGTTTCAACAAG CTCACTATGACAAGTGTGTAATCAACCTGAGAGAAAAGCACAAACCTGACATGAGTCCTGTGCTGGAGTATATCTTCTCTCATGCCCAGGTCTCCAAAAAGAACGTCCTCGTCACAATGCTCATA GATCAGCTGTGTGGAAGGGATCCCACGCTAGCAGATGAGCTGATGGTCATTCTGAACGAGCTCACGCAGCTCAGCAAGATGGAGAACTCGAAGGTGGCCTTGAGAGCCAGACAG GTCTTGATCGCCTCCCATTTACCATCGTACGAACTGAGGCACAACCAGGTGGAGTCCATCTTCCTGTCGGCCATCGACATGTACGGCCACCAGTTTTGTCCAGAAAACTTGAAG AAACTCATTCTCTCCGAAACGTCCATTTTCGATGTTTTGCCCAATTTCTTCTATCACTCCAATCAAGTCGTCTGCATGGCTGCCTTGGAG GTGTACGTGCGCAGAGCTTACATCGCCTATGAGCTAAATAGCATCCAGCATCACCAGCTGCAGGATGGAACGTGTGCTGTAGACTTCCAGTTCATGCTGCCGTCGTCACATCCGAACAG AGGGAGCAGCCCTACTCTGAACAG GCTTCCTGTGCCAGTCGGTGGATCAGGCCAGTGTAAAATGAGGCGGCAGAGCAGTGAGCTCTTCCTGGACGGATCCTTGTCTCCTCCCTGTCAGCGTATGGGAGCCATGGTGGCTTTCCAGTGTGTTGACAACTTCAAAAG gaATTTCGATGAAGTTCTCTCCAGCTTCGCAGAACCGCTCTTGGAGACGGCTCCGTATTCAGAGTCCTCCAGTCTCTACGAGGAGGAGAACTTCAGG AATAAGAGGGAGAACCCAATCCACATCATTAACGTGTCCATAAAGACAGCAGACACAGAAGACGACGATGCCTTGGTTACAGCTTTCACTGCCTTTGCCCAGTCGAAG aaagcTGTCCTCTTTGAGTATGGAATCAGGAGAATCACATTTTTGATTGCACAAAAG AGAGAATTTCCCAAGTTCTTCACTTTCAGAGCTCGAGATGGG TTCCAAGAGGACCGTATTTATCGTAATCTGGAGCCGGCTTTAGCGTTTCAGCTGGAGCTTAACCGCATGAGGAACTTCGAACTGACAGCCGTCCCCTGTGCCAACCACAAAATGCAACTTTACCTCGGTGCTGCTCGTGTGCAGGAGGGGGCTGAAGTCACAGACTACCGCTTCTTCATACGAGCTATCATCCGCCACTCAGATCTCATTACAAAG GAAGCCTCCTTTGAATATCTTCAAAATGAGGGAGAACGTCTTCTGTTGGAGGCCATGGATGAGTTGGAGGTGGCCTTCAGTAACACCAGTGTCCGCACAGACTGCAACCACATCTTCCTCAACTTCGTCCCCACTGTCATCATGGACCCGTCTAAA ATAGAGGAGTCTGTTCGCTCCATGGTGATGCGATACGGCAGCCGTCTTTGGAAGCTGAGGGTCCTGCAGGCCGAGCTGAAGATCAACATCCGTCTCACACCAAATGGGAACGCCATTCCTGTCCGCTTGTTTCTCACTAATGAGTCTGGCTATTACTTGGACATCAGCCTGTACAAGGAGGTCACTGACCCAAGTTCTGGACAG ATCATGTTCCTGTCGTATGGAGATAAGCAGGGTCCCTTGCATGGCATGCTGATCAACACTCCGTATGTGACCAAAGACCTGCTGCAGGCCAAGCGTTTTCAGGCTCAAACCCTGGGGACTACGTACATCTATGACTTTCCTGAGATGTTTAGACAG GCTCTGTTTAAGCAGTGGGGTCCAGGAGATAAACACCCTAAAGACGTGCTGATGTGCACCGAGCTGGTTCTGGACCCTCAAGGTCGACTCGTGCAGATGAACCGGCTGCCTGGTGACAATGAT GTGGGAATGGTTGCCTtcaagatgaagatgaagactccAGAGTACCCAGAGGGCAGAGATATCATCGTCATCTGTAATGACATCACTCACATGATCGGCTCTTTTGGTCCTCAAGAGGACGAGCTGTTCCTCAAGGCGTCTGAGTTGGCTCGCGCTGAGGGCATCCCCCGCATTTACATCGCAGCCAACAGTGGAGCGCGCATCGGCCTCGCTGAAGAGATCAAACACATGTTCCAGGTGGCCTGGATCGACCCCTCTGACCCCTACAAG GGTTTCAAGTACCTTTACCTGACACCGCAGGACTACACACGTATCAGCTCCACCAGTGCTGTTCACTGTCACCATGTAGAGGAAGGTGGAGAGTCCAG GTACATCATCACCGACATCATTGGGAAGGACGATGGTATCGGGGTTGAGAACCTCCGAGGTTCTGGCATGATTGCTGGAGAATCCTCTCAGGCCTACGAGGAGATTATTACAATCAGTATG GTGACATGTCGCGCTATTGGAATCGGAGCCTACCTGGTCCGTTTGGGTCAGAGGGTGATTCAGGTGGAGAACTCTCACATTATCCTGACTGGAGCCGGCGCTTTGAACAAG GTTTTGGGCAGAGAGGTCTACACCTCCAATAACCAGCTGGGAGGGATCCAGATCATGCACAATAATGGAGTCACGCACACCACTGTGCCGGACGACTTTGAGGGCGTCTTCACCATCCTCAAGTGGCTCTCCTATATGCCAAAG AACAAACAATCCCCTGTGCCTGTTATATCAACTATAGATCCAGTGGACAGAGAGATCGATTATACTCCAACAAAAGCACCATATGACCCACGCTGGATGCTGGCGGGTAGACCTCACCCCA CTGTGAGAGGTGCCTGGCAGAGTGGATTCTTCGACCAGGGCTCTTTCATGGAGATCATGGAGTCATGGGCTCGGACAGTGGTAACGGGAAGAGCACG GTTGGGAGGAATTCCCCTCGGTGTCATCGCTGTTGAAACACGCACAGTTGAGCTGACGGTCCCAGCCGATCCAGCAAACCTGGATTCAGAATCTAAA GTTCTGCAGCAGGCTGGTCAGGTGTGGTTTCCAGATTCAGCCTTTAAAACCGCTCAGGCGATCTGTGACTTCAACCGTGAACGTCTGCCTCTCATGGTGTTTGCCAACTGGAGGGGCTTCTCTGGTGGAATGAAGG ATATGTACGACCAGGTGTTGAAGTTTGGGGCCTACATTGTGGACGCCCTGCGCGGTTTCCATCAGCCGGTGCTGGTGTACATCCCACCACACGCTGAGCTGAGAGGAGGCTCGTGGGTGGTGATCGACCCCACCATCAACCCGTTGTGTATGGAGCTCTATGCGGACAAGGAGAGCAG aGGTGGTGTGCTGGAGGCTGAGGGTACAGTGGAGATCAAATTCAGGAGGAAGGACCTGCTGAAGACCATGAGACGACTGGATTCAGTCTATGCTGGTCTGGTTGAGCAGCTTG CTTCTCCAGAACTGTCtgagaaacagagcagagagctgGAGTCAAAGCTAAAAGCAAGGGAAGAGTTCCTGTTGCCCATctaccaccaggtggcagtgCAGTTTGTAGAGCTCCATGACACCCCGGGCAGGATGCAGGAGAAGGGTGTCATCACT GATATTTTGGATTGGAAGAACGTGCGGACCTTCTTCTACTGGCGTCTGCGTCGCCTGCTGTTGGAGCAGGTAGTGAAGTGTGAGATTCTGCAGGCTAACAAGGACCTCAGTGACGGACACATGCAGTCCATGCTGCGGCGCTGGTTTGTTGAAACAGAGGGAACGGTCAAG gctTATCTCTGGGATAATAACCAGGCAGTAGTGGAGTGGCTTGAGAAGCATTTGTCTGAGGAGGACGGCGCTCGATCAGCCATCCGAGAGAACATCAAATacttgaaaagagaaaacactttgaaacacaTCCGAAG CCTGGTGCAGGCCAACCCTGACCTAGCCATGGACTGCATCATCCACATGAGCCAGAATATTACTCCGTCCCAGAGGTCCAAACTCTCGCATCTGCTCGCGACTATGGACGACACCAGCACAAGTTAA